The window AGTAAACATATGAAGTGTGGACACTTTTCATTCCCACCATGTTGCTATCCCAGCTTTTAAAAAATCCTGTTATAAGTGTTAAAGAACTGGAAAATGAGGTTGTCCCTACATTATAATGGGCCAATCATTCAAATAGCATCTGCTTAATCTTTAAGGAGTGTGTTCTCCTAGTTTTATGATAAATTGGCGTGACTGCATGTCGAAGAAAGGTTTGTTGGGTTCCACCAGAAGTCATTTCATCTCTACAACTTCACACCAAATACAAATAAAGCCTATGTTGAGATTGTTAAAGAACAGTTCCAGTTTATCACAAACTGGATCTTATTTTTATAGGTTAGTCCTCAGTTGTTTTTCAGTTATGATCAAAGCTGCAAttacacattattttcattatcgatgaAGCtactgatgaaaaaaacacCCAAAGTCCCAGAGCCATGTTGGTAGcatcttaaaatgtcttgttcAGCCAGATGAAAAGTCCAGAACCCGCAGCACTCCTGATCGATGACTTTTGAGTTCATCCCAAACAGTTCTAGTTTTCCATATTACTCCCTCTTTAAGAGAAAATTCAGATGTCAGACATTATGTGGGAATGTAAAtattcatgtaaacacacttttgatGAAACCTCTTACAAACGACACAGTTTTCAGTGACTGTGCTCTGTTAGAGCTCGGCTGCTGAACCAACAAACATTGTGCATTGAGTGTATTTTGAGTTTGAAGGACACTGTtcccaaacaaaataaattggTTTGAATATTTGTATGCATAAATCATTAACTGCAAACTTCAAACGGTAATAAACTGCCACAACAACCAAATGTTTGTAGGATTTCAGAATGTTTCCATGTCATCCATTATACAGTACACAATACTccaagcgcgcacacacacgcagacacccCACAAAAAGCCATcgaaacacatactgtacactgtgtgtACAACTGAAACCAAATGGGGAGTATGGGAGCCTTCTTGTGTTTACTCCAGAGACCTCCTTTAGTCGCTTTGAAGACTGTTGGGAGGTTTCAGTGTGGTTCTTCCATTGAGTCATTATTCTCCTGTTTGTTATGCactgtggagaggagaggaagaaatggGGAGCAAAAGAGAGCAGTAGTGGGCTGATGAAATTATGGGAGGTAGACTGGAGGAAatgaatctttaaaaatgtttcaggaCAGTTCAGGTCATatcagagaagaggagaataaATCTTTATTGTCACAGAAGGGAAACATTGGACAGTCATCAGTCTAAACAACCAGGTTAGCTCCATCACAGATAAGAATACTAAATCAACTTTCAAGCCATCGCCTGTGATTACTGACACCACGTTATATTAACTGTTCCTTCCTGCTGTACGTAGCAAAAAACACCCATTCAATAAACACTACAGTTGGAAACCAAGAAGTTATTTGCGAATGTCATTTgacctgttttctgtttgaatacAAATAATCTAATTGCAGTGCACTCAATCATCTGTGTAAGCAAGTGTCAGTCTGGGTTTTGTTAATAGTAGGCCCTTTATCAATGTGTTACACATCTGGATTTACACACAAGTAGACATGTTGGAtagattttaattaaatttggtacagacaatAATGGTCCCCACACAATGAACACTACAAAATTTGGTGATCCATCAATTACATTCCAATGAGCTGTACTTGCTAACCATGCTGACACTACTAAACCAAGATGTTGAACATGATTAACACTATGTTTgttaaacatcagtgtgtgagcattgtcattgtgagcattttagcatgctgatgttagcattcagctcaatGCAGCGCTGTGCCTAAATACAGGGACAGCCCCAAAGAGTCTGCTGTCATAAATGTCAACAATCGTGTTTAAGTGAATAGTCAGTGAAAAATTGTATGTGTTAAAGGATTCGATGGATTAATGTAGAGGGCGTAAATCATCTACTGTCTCCTTGAAGTGAGCTCCTGAAGTTTAGTCATCCTACAAGAAGCCGTTGGGAAGTTATATACTTTTAATGAGAGACCACACACAATGAACTCTTTTTACCAATTGGTGTCAAAAGTTCATACGTAGGTGGAGGTGATAAGATTACAGGAGAAAAAATTAATCAGACAAAGGAACAGTATGGACAGACTTGACAGGAAGATGCAGGGTGAGACGGCGTCAATGTGGGGGGAGAAATTTGCTTGGAGGAAGATATCCCTGCCTTGGCTTGATTAGACTAAGAAGACTCCCAGAGCAGCGACAGAAGCAGCAGACTTTCCCACCTGTATTGTTATGTCAAACATATAaatctctctctcagctcctgcAGCACTGAGCTGTCACTGAGCAAGGAGACAAAGTTTACAGCTCATTCCTTCCACCACACACTTTCACAGATCAGATTGGATGTTTTGGAATTATATTAGAAGCTGATTCAGACAAGATGTAATAGGAGTCAAATCTACCACCAATGttggtaatgttttttttatcctgcaTAATTGATAATTACCTGACAGTTTGACCTTTGTCTTCAAATTATTTCTTAGGTGGTGGCATTTCGTCTGGAATTTTTCAAGGCACCCACGCAATCACCAGTTCAGCCCCATTCAACCCCACCCAACAAGTGAGTTATTCAACcgcaacattttttttactgctaAGGTCTTGGCAAACATCATCTTTTCTTCAATACTGCTGACTGATGTAGGACACGATTTTGGGATTAAAATGTGCACATTTTTGATGTTACTGACCATCTACTGTATtgtcattgtttctgtgttgacAGGAGTTTTCAGCGTACTCAAGTTACAGTCAGAGTCAGTACTCTCCGTATTATAACTCACATCACTACAACAGCCCCTACATAACCAGCAGCAACATCAGCCCTGCTGCCATCACAGCTCCATTAGCCTATCAGCACCCAGAGCACCCTGTCATGCTGCCCAATCACAGCCCAGAGTCACACACAGGTAAGGAGTAGTTGACATGTGTCAAAAGGAAGCTATACATGAGCACACGATAAGATAACATACTGTGCACAGATTTACGCACTTACACTCACACCTGGTCAACACTGCAGTTCtataaatgaaaagtgaagtCAGTTCCCGTGAAGTTGGACGACTTTGAAGGGAAAGGTTAAAACAACTTTTAGTCTCTGGTATGGATAGTGACTAATATGTTGttgatttaataaatataaGTCTGAAAAAGGTTGTTTTCTATAGACTGATCAGCATCTTTTGTTGTACGTGGGTGTGTTTTAGGCGAGTACCACGCACCGCCCAGCCCCCCCACACCAGGTAAAGAGGAGGGGGTCGCAGCACGGAGGGGGTCAGATGGGAAGttgagagggaggaaaagagccAGTGACCCCACTCCACCTCTGGACTCTGATAtagaggtaaacacacactcacacagtgttgAAAATTATCAGTATTTCTCTACAATAtttatctttctctccctctgtctccctctctccctctctcagacacacacacataaacgtTCATGAGGTTAACATTACATATCTGTTATTTCACTGCAGCGAGTGTTTATCTGGGACCTGGATGAAACCATCATCATTTTCCATTCGCTCCTCACGGGAACCTTCTCCTCACGATTTGGCAAGGTACGGCAATACAACCCCTCCCTTTGTCATTTACTGTAAGAAGTACATCTTGTAGCTCATCACACTTTGACAGCAGTTAATTACgcggtaggtaggtaggtaggtacaGTTTGGCACCAAATCCAACAACAAAACCAGTGTAATCTTGCTATAGTCAATTGACCCTTTGTTTCTGCGATCTAGTGCTTATTTGACGAACAGTCAAAGGTTTGGCTGCCTGAGTTCAGTCCACGACCTTTGGGTCTCATCCCTGAGCATTTTCACACGCTGGCTGTTTTGCCTTTCTGCcctcttgtttcttttcataatGCACCGGGGTTGTTTAGCTACCCCAGCATCCTGCAGCGTGATTGACAGCCAGCGGGACCTTTACATAACAGACCGGCAGCTGACAAGGGGGCGGACAGTggtgtgtttcttgtttttggCCGGGGATCTGTGTTTTGAATTCTCACGGTCCCCCTGCGGGTTGACACAAGGCTGATGGGAGTTTGAGAGCACCGTTTCTGATCGGTTCAGCCCCCGGCAGGCCATGCATGccgttgtttctttttctttctttccagccaaggagagggggtgggggtggtgggtggaggtgggggtgaaGAGAataagggaggaagagagagagaagatagaGAGCAAGAGAGTAGATGTGTTGAAATGTGACTCATGTGCCAAAAATTCCTGATTCCTCCCACCACCCAAACACCCCGCTGCTGGATCCAGGGAAGCTCAGTTGGACAGACTCTGACATCAAAACTCAGACATGCAGCAGAAGAGTTGAATGAgtgacagcagaaaaacagattaACAGTCCAAAGCGTCAAGATGGCTTAcaggcaacattttttttctccctcccaaATTCACACCTAACTAATCCTGTACTCTGACAACagtaatactttttttttccgGCATTAATTATCTCCGGTTTGTGTCCTGCTTTTAGCAGCCCGGCTCTTCCCATTAGGGTCAGCCTATTAAAACTCTTATTATAAACAAATGTTTGGACCTACACGTAAAGGCAAGCCTGGGCCCAGTGTGCAGAAAAGAATAACATGTGCGCTGAAAGACAGTTGTTTTCACCAGCTTGGTGAGCCAGAGGTGAATTGAGATCCACGAGGAGCTGATTCCCTCCCCTGTTTCAGGTCTTCCGTTATCTCATCTATCACACAGCACCCGACTGTGTGTGAATTTTCTTTCCcagctctgtctttctttttttttttttaacaaacatttactgtgtAAAGAGTTAAAGTGGGAAGTGCATGCTTTTGGTGCTTTTATTCTTAAATTCTTGTCTCAGATTAACAGACAGAGgcttttgtttgtctctctgtataGAAACAGCCTTCGTCTATGGAGGAAGGTGATTACAGataattatttcaattattaGACAAGCAGAACAAACCTCTCCTAAGCCTTTAACCCTCCCTCTTCATCCATTGCTTTCATCTCTTCCTTTTCTGGCCAATGTTTCCCAATCCTGCCccttgtcattttctcttttcttctcctgtcatCCTACTCCTCCTGTTGAACTTTTGCCGCCCTTCGTCCTCCATTACCTCTTTTCTCTTTACACccttttttttggagggggcTATTTTGTAATTGTCATAATTTACCCTACTTGTGTCATCAAGCCCGTTTCTAAAGTTCTGAGCCAGGAAACAGCTCTGCTTGTCATTTCAGATGCACTAATCTAATGTTCACCTTTGGCTGACACACCTCTGCTTCTCCTGTCTCGCTGCCAGAGACGAGCCAGCGCTGCCATCAAAACAATACACaacgcacacgtacacacacctGCTTTTGTAGTCTTGAACAACAGCACGCTCACACTGTTTATCTGCCTGACTGTTTGCACATTATGATTTATGAGTTTATCTGGGTGATGATTTATAGTTTTCTTAttaagaaacaaaactgaagtaaGTAGGTGTAACCCAAACCCCTGTATTTGCTTTTTTACTTTCCGtacaagaggaaaagagaagagaagcttGTGTtaatagaaagagaaaatgcTGAAAGAAGGTGAAAGGCCAACATCAACAAAGAGCACATATATCAGTGATACCTGCGCTTTTTCCCGTTACAGTTAAATCCACTGCACTCGTGTTGGGCAAATAAAGTAGAGGAAACAATTTTTAAGAATCCTTCCAGCCTGTTTTAGCCATTTACTATAAATCACATAGACatgtgttttagatttttttttcccaccattcCCTGAAGCCATTGATTCCCgtttttgaaaattaattagCAGACACTGAAACTTGGTAGAGCTGTATAATCTGCTGGTTAACATTAAGTCTGTATTCATTTTTAGCCACATTAATGGCAAAGCCCCAGGGATGTCTGTTGGTTGGTTTACCACTTCGGTCCAGACTGAGACCTCACAAACTATCTGATGGGTTGATGGGCATGTGACTCCTATGGTGCTCAGaggatgaatgaataataaataggGCTCCaactaacatttttttcattatcatttaatctgCTGAGTATTTTAAAGATTAATTGTATCTGTCTTTTTATCTATAAGATAGACAATTTACATTACAAAGAAAGGCAGCAAATACATTTAAGAAGCTCAAGCCAAacgtttggcatttttgtgtgaaaaagGACTCAAACAATGAATCAGTCATCATAATAgttgcttatttgttttctgttgtgatCCCTTCGCTTTCCCTGTTGCACCATCATAAGGTCAAAATgtgtccagtactttggtttatcaTCAAATACCTGCTAAAATAACaacattcccatcatcctcaaCTGTACTTTATGTCTAGTGCAAGTTcacaaatgtttgcatgttcaAGCTCAACTACTGTACAGTGGTTATGgttatttgatttgatgtaaTGAATCAAGAGGAGCAGTGGGGAGCTAAGGCCAGGCTGGATCAAAGAGAagcaaaactcaaaaaagtaaGAAGAGATAGTACAGATAGGAATCAGCAGTTTTTGACTGACAGATAAATATTCATACTTGCCTCTCCCTGAAACCTGTTTATGTCAGTCCAGTTGATGAGTTTGcagaagtgaaaagaaagtAGTTCAGGGAGACAAACAGGCAGCTGCACTGACAAGACCAGAATAATGATGTTCCATAATCCAATTTAACTGATTATTGTCTAAATACCAAACATCTTAGGCCATCAATCTGAGCTGGAGCTCATGATTTTACTATTAATTAACCAACTATCAAGGGTGCAGTGCCTGAAGGGATAGAGAGCTGTTCGTCttacttcattttttattaactaGGTCAAaccatttttctttaatttaaaagtgTATATGGCTCTGGTTGACAGAGAGATAAGAGTCTTAAATATGCCTGTGGGGAAACTTGTCtccacagtatttatatatatatatatatatatatatatatatactatatatgcTGAACGCGCCtcaatatataaacacataaacagtaCGTCCGTGCTAAGACACATTTAGGTCCAtagtgtgattgtgtgtgaagTTATTCATtgtggtgtgtttgtatttctgtgtgtgcatcaggACTCCTCGAAGGCAGTGTCTCTTGGTTTGTGGATGGAGGAGATGATCTTCAATCTGGCCGACTCGAGACTCTTCTTCAATGATCTGGAGGTTAGTTTTGTAAATTTGTCTTATTGATTTGGAGTAAATTTCAAACGTTGCAGGATTTCATTTTGCTCCGCTGACGACTTATCCCTCGAACTGGTATCTTAGAAATCCTTCACCCGAAAATCTTACTACTTATTCACATTCTCCTCACAGCACACTTCATCGCATATTTTGCTTTGCAATAATCATAAGACTTTTTCCAGTAATTTGGAAAATAGCAGCAGTGAGAGCATACCCACTGGTGTAAACTGGCATATAGCTGACGAGAAAAACCTTCTCTTCAACAGCATAGCAAGAAGTTTGACATTTGGGTGCTGTTTTCTTACCTGGCATAAAGCACAGTGGCTGGCATTGTAGAAATCCCCTCACACAACATCTATCCTGTATTAACTGTTACTACAGCATTTTCCAAACAATTTCCCTTCCTGAAGTGACGGTACAGCAAGAATACTAAAAGGAGGGGTTGTTAACTGCTGGCATAAGTGCTCGCACAGTTAGACGTAACCTGCTGCCTCAAAATCCACCAAATTTGGGTATTGAGGTGACCTCTACAAGGGATGAAAGGATTTCACTACCTGCTAGTGACTGAACAGTTCATATGTTTTTCATCCTGCATTCCTCCGCCTTGttctgacaaagaaaaaaagattagagagggcaggagagagagagagagagagagaacaagcaCACTTTGTGCTGTAATTATAGGTGTGTGTCTGAGTATCTGAGAGGAAAATTAGTCAAATGGGAGGAGGAATAGtcaagaggagggaaaggagcCAACAAAGCCATTTGCAAACCCGGTTTTTATCCCCTCTTTTGTTGTCAAGGCCCAGAAAATCTCTAAAGCAGTAGGCAATGGTTGACTGATAATTGCTGTTAAGCTTTGAAGCACAATTGTCTTGTCCCTATTATATCAGTAGCTACACCAATAGCTACGAgcattgttgctgctgttgcgCACCAGAGATAATTGTAATTGGGATTGATTGAGAATGAATAATGAGATTAAATGAAACCTCTGTCACCACTGAGTGGAGCTGCGTTGAGTTTGAGTATATCTGTGTACTGCGTAAAGGGGCTGATTTGCATTGTTTGGTCTGTAGTAgcatctctgcatctgagtgGGAGGTGGGCTGTAGCTCTTGGGAACTGAACTATGTCGAGGTGGAGGGAAGATGAGGTAGCGTCTCCATCCGGCTCAAGCTGGCTGAAAGGTGATAGGGTCCTCTGTTTTTGCACATATCATATGTGtgcatggttgtgtgtgtgtgtgtgtgtgtgtgtgtgtgtgtgtgtgtgtgtgtgtgtgtgtgtgtgtgtgcgcgcgcgcgcgtgtgtgcgcgcgcgtgtgtgtgtgtgtgtgggggggggggatttagAGGCCTGTAGCTGgataaagacacagagaaagcgattttaatattttttgaggagacttgtgtgttgtattttttttcttgacctGTGATGATTGAGTTATgctccttgtttttgttttgtgcaacatATCCAATTTTAATAACTGTTTTCAAGTTCAGGATTTAACTATTGCTTAAGGTGTTTTGACTGCAGCCACATGTTTAAGATGCAATGTGGTTTTAATCCCTGCGGTTTGGTTGGTGGCATTCATGTCCAATTGAGAGGAACAACATGCACACCACTGTGCATGTCAAAGACAATGGGCCATTcttaaaagatatttttttttaccaaaatgtTGGATGCACTATAAAAATGTagctttactttactttaatttaCTGCGTGGTTACACTAGATTTCACCACCATATTGACTGTCCTCTATCTCTGGCGCCTCCCTGTCCCATGTCCCGATACCTTATTTCCTCCCTACTTGTCTTTTAttataactctttttttttttatttttgtagctgGTATCACTCCCGGAGGCTCCCCTAGGGAGGAGAGACCTACCTGTACAGCCTTCCACTCTGAAACTGATCTCTTGATATATCCGCTCTCCTTTTAATTTCCCAGGAATGTGACCAGGTTCATATTGATGACGTGGCATCAGACGACAACGGGCAGGACCTGAGGTAAAGCTTCTACCTTCTTACTGTACTTAAAACTCCTCCGAGAGACAGTTCAACTGTGGCTTGTGAACCAGACTTGCCCTCTGGGTTTTAGTGCACGGGAGGAAATAAGCAGGGAGATGAGATGAAGAGtatgtgcgtctgtgtgtgttcatgcatgcaAGCCTGTgcatgtcttttattttcccgACGTCCACAGCCATATAATATGTCACAGGATTATCCAATGCTTTCACTTCTCATCAAAATATCTCTTTATAATTCCCCATGTCTCCCTCAGTCCAGACATTTTATTGCATAAACTTGTTGAAGCACTTTGGGATACTTATATGAGTGATTTGAGAAAGAGCCAGACTGTACCAAAGTACTTTTCTGaggtatttattttactgaactcagcatttttcattctgaaagatttttttctatttatccTACCCATGGTAAATGTATATACTTTATGATTTCTAACTGACAAAACGTCATTCTCGGCTACATTTGATTTCAAAGCATTTCTCGTCCCTGAAATTTTTGCGGTTACACTGGCACACGTCCCTACATTTGATGAATGGTTTAAGCACTACCTTCTTGTTCATAGCCAGAATAGTTTGACTGAATTCCTAGATCTAGAAAATGTATCCGTGTATATAGCTGTACCAGTTCTTGGAGCATCGCCTTTGAAATACTGGTGATAGTGCTACTATAAAATGCCCaggaaaaatacagtttattgtCTTTATGATCTACATCCTGCCTGTTTCCTGTATTGTGATCCTGCAGCACTTACAACTTTGGGTCGGACGGCTTCCAGAGCCCAGCAGGGGCCGGCTCTCTGTGCCTGGGGTCAGGGGTCCATGGAGGGGTGGACTGGATGAGGAAACTGGCTTTCCGATACCGAAGGGTCAAGGAGATCTACAACACATACAAGAATAATGTTGGGGGTaagctgtcattttatttagatGCAACACTTTCATACAGGAATCAGAtctacagtaaatatatttatcttATATTTAAAGAAAGTTAGACCATCTCAACTTCTCTGAGGTATAACTTCAATGTGCAACAAAAAAGGCAGAATAATTTCAAGAAATTAGTAACATTTACAAATTCAAAAGCTAGATCTGAAACTGaacagtacagtacagcttTAAACCACAGGTAATGTAGATGCTCTTCAGAAAAGTGCATTTTGGATTGTAGAAGCTCCAGTTTGATCATCAACCAAACCACTGTTGAGGATCAAAATGCAGTGATATCAACCGCACTTGCCTTAAAGaatctatgtaaaaaaaaaaatgaaattgatgATACACAGGTATAACCTGTTTTATTAACCAAATCATGATCTGGAGAAAAAGCTGAAAGGAACAAGACAGGTTTGTTTGTCAGCTGGGATCATGAATCAGAAGCTGTTGTTCAGTGTAAACCCTTGTGCACTGGGTGAGCATAGGCGCTGCTGGTTATATCTGGCTGCTTTACCTCTGCTGGAAACCATGTGTCTGAGGTTTTGGCAAGAGGGCGTTGTGTGAGAATCATCCATCCAGACAGTCctgctgtcaaaataaagcTTTGTAACATCTCATTGAATAAGGACTTTTATGTATCTGAGCTATAAGGGTTCCCTGTTTAGTTACTGACCGTTATGCTTGTGCCTCTCACTGATGGGCAGGTTTGCTGGGCAGCCCCAAGCGAGAGGAGTGGTtacagctgaggagagagatggaggtcCTGACTGACCTGTGGCTGACTCAAGCACTCAAAGCCCTGGCTCTCATCAACTCAAGGTcagtttgtgctgcagcagcttgaTTTAAACCAGCCAGTCAACTGACATTAGCTTCTAGAGTTGTGTTGTATGATGTGTTATTATGATTTCAGCCAACCATATCCATATCATTTAAGAGTTGAATGAATCTCAGTCGCTGCTATGGTGTGTTATTTATGATGTCATAACCTGTGATGGAAGACCCACTCACATCTTTTACTTaggtaaaagtaccaataccacaatgtaaaaattcTCTGTTACAAGTTTAAGTGCTGCAAAATCCTACTTGTAAAAGTACGGTTTATCAATAGTATTATATTCTAAATGTACCTCtttatcaaaagtaaaatgttttatttgcaaaatcttaatctgaaatctgaaaactaACACCTGTCAAgtaaatatagtggagtaaaaatcATAGTCATGCCTCTGTGTATAATtacgtccgtcccattcttgtgaacatgaGACCTCAGGAACGGCTTTGGGatatttcttaaaatttggtaaaaacattctattgaactcaaggatgaactgaatacattttggtggtcaaaggtcaaggttactgtgacctcacatccatctcattcttgtgaacgcaataGATCAGAAACGcctggagggaatttcattCAAGAATTTTGTGGTCGCAAACCCTCAAAAATTTAACTCAATGTAATGTAATTGAGTAAATGTGATCTAATTTGCTTACTGCATAAATTTAATGCCATTTAATAAatttcat is drawn from Seriola aureovittata isolate HTS-2021-v1 ecotype China chromosome 2, ASM2101889v1, whole genome shotgun sequence and contains these coding sequences:
- the eya2 gene encoding eyes absent homolog 2, which produces MAAYGQTQYSPALQPAGPYAPYTHHTQGYSMPSYNIKTEDGLNHSPGQTGLLGYSNFSSTPPSQSLYSYSHTHGGGISSGIFQGTHAITSSAPFNPTQQEFSAYSSYSQSQYSPYYNSHHYNSPYITSSNISPAAITAPLAYQHPEHPVMLPNHSPESHTGEYHAPPSPPTPGKEEGVAARRGSDGKLRGRKRASDPTPPLDSDIERVFIWDLDETIIIFHSLLTGTFSSRFGKDSSKAVSLGLWMEEMIFNLADSRLFFNDLEECDQVHIDDVASDDNGQDLSTYNFGSDGFQSPAGAGSLCLGSGVHGGVDWMRKLAFRYRRVKEIYNTYKNNVGGLLGSPKREEWLQLRREMEVLTDLWLTQALKALALINSRPNCVNVLVTTTQLIPALSKVLLYGLGSAFPIENIYSATKTGKESCFERVSQRFGRRAVYVVIGDGAEEETVAKKKNMPFWRVSCRADLEALSHALELDYL